From the genome of Pseudoxanthomonas sp.:
TCATCCAGGTTGGTGCAGCTGATGCACAGGAAGCGCAGGCGCTCCAGCAGCGGGACCGACGGGTCCTGCGCCTGGGCCAGCACGCGGAAATTGAAGTCCAGCTGCGACAGCTCGCGGTTGAAGTACAGGCCGCTGTCACGCAGGGGATCGACGGCATCGAGGGGCAGGTCTGCGGCGGCGTTCATGCGATCTGGCTCTGCGGAAGCGGGAGGGTGGATTCGCGCGGGTGGACGCGCGCCGGGCCGAAATGCACCGAGAACGAGCTGCCCTGGCCGACCGCGCTGTCGATCTCCAGGCGCGCCTGGTGCAGGTTCAGGACGTGCTTGACGATGGACAAGCCCAGGCCGGTGCCGCCGCTCTCGCGCGAGCGGCTGGTGGAGACGCGGTAGAACCGTTCGGTGATGCGTGGCAGGTGCGTGGCCGGGATGCCGTAGCCGGTGTCGCGCACGCTGAGCACGGCGCCGTCGCCTTCACGGGCAAGGGCAATCGTGATGGTGCCGCCGACCGGGGTATAGCGCACCGCGTTGCTGACCAGGTTGGAGAACGCGCTGTGCAGTTCCTTGTTGGAACCCCACAGGTCGATCCCGCCGCAGTCCTCGACCACGATGGTCTGGCGCTGGCGGCTGAGCGCTTCGGCTTCGCGGCGCAGGGTGGCCAGCATCGAACCCATGGCGATGGATTCATCGGTCAGGCTGTCCTGCACTTCCAGCCGCGAGAGCGTCAGCAGGTCCTCGACCAGCTGGGTCATGCGGTTGGACTGCTTCTGCATTTCTTCCAGGATGGGTTTCCATTCCGGGAATTCGTCCGCGTCCAGCATGTCCAGGTAGCCGTGGACCACGGTCAGTGGCGTGCGCAGTTCGTGCGAGACATTGGCCACGAAGTCGCGGCGCATTTCTTCCAGCCGCAACAGCTTGCTCACGTCGCGCGCCACCAGCAGCCAGTACTGGTCCGAATACGGGATCAGGCGCAGGTTGAGGCGCAGGTCCGGGTTGACCGGCGAGACCGCATCGAGCATCGGTTCGGCATTGCGGCCCGCGCTGAGCCAGTGCGACATCGGCAGCGGCTGCAGGCGTTCGCCCACCGGCGCGTTGAGGTCCGACGGATGGCGCAGTCCGAGCAGGGACGTTGCGGCCTTGTTGAACCACTGCACGCGCTGGCTGTTGCGATCGATCACCACCACCGCATCGGGCAATGCGGCGGCGGCGGCCCGGTAGGCGCGCAGCATCGCCAGCAACCGGCGCTTGCGGGTGCGCATGTCCACCTGCCCGCGGTGCAGCAGGCGGTCCAGCTCGTTCCACACGCCATCGCCGTGGGCCGGCTGCAGGCGTTCGCGGGCGGTCAGCCGGCGCAGCACCGCGCGCAGGCGCCAGAACTGCCAGCCCACCACGCACAGCGAACTGATCGCCAGCACTTCCCAGAACGCGCCCACCAGCCAGCCAATCGCCGAGGCGATGGCCAGCAGGGTGGCGAGGCGGAACAGCGTGCGGTTCCAGGCCGAGCGCAGGTGTTGGGGCATGGGGCGATTGTGTCAGAGCTGTTGCCGGCCAGCGTACGGCGCGGGCCGTGGCAGGCAGGAGGCGGAAAAACGACCGTCCCGCGACGCACCCATGACAGGCGCGCGGCGGGAGCGGGACACGCGCATGACGCGCGGGGCGTGGATGACGGTCAGGTGGAAACCGAGAATCGGTATCCCGAGCCGCGCACGGTCTGGACCATGTTGTCCACGTTGTGCGGTTCCAGCGTCTTGCGCAGGCGACGGATGTGCACGTCGACCGTGCGTTCTTCCACGTACACGCTGCCGCCCCACACATGATCCAGCAGCTGGGTGCGGCTGTAGACGCGCTCGGGATGGGTCATGAAGAAGTGCAGCAGGCGGTACTCGGTCGGGCCGATCGGGACCGGGGCGTCTTCGGCGAACACCCGATGCGCGGCGCCATCGATGCGCAGCGCGCCCAGCGAAATGCTGCCGTCTTCCTCGTCCTCGCGGGTGCGACGCATGACCGCGCGGATGCGCGCCAGCAATTCGCGCGAGGAGAAAGGCTTGACCACGTAGTCGTCGACACCGGCTTCCAGGCCGCCGACGCGGTCGTTCTCTTCGCCGCGCGCGGTCAGCATGATGATCGGCACTTCGCGGGTCAGGGCGTCCTTGCGCCAGCGCCGGGCCAGCTCCAGGCCGCTGGTGCCGGGCAGCATCCAGTCCAGCAGGATCAGGTCGGGCACCTTGTCGGCGATGGCGCCCTGCGCCTCGCGCGCGTCGCCGGCATGGATCGGCTCGAATTCGCCCTTGCGCAGGGCGAAGGCGACCATGTCGCGGATCGCGGGCTCGTCATCGACGATCAGAATGCGTTTTTGCACGGGTTTTTCGCCGGACTGTGGGGACAGCGACAGTAGACGACAATTTTATGACTTGATTGTGACACTCGCCATGGGCCGCGCTGGCTCGGCTGCCTGGCAGGCGGGCGCGGGAGGACGCTCCGGCGGAGTCCCCAGGATGGGACCGCCACGCGTTCTGCTCTACACAGAGTGCGCGAGCCGACTCAGCGGTTGCCGTCCACATCCGGGTCGCGTACGCCGGCATCGCGCAATTCCAGGACCTCGGGAGTCATGGCCGTAATCCGGGCCTCGACCCGGGCGCGGGCGTAGTAATCCAGGTTCTCGCGGCGTTTGAGGTTCTGCAGCTGGATCAGGGCCTGCTCCGGTCGCCCGTTCAGGTAGGCGGTCTGGGCATAGGCCTCGGCGGCCTTGACGGTATCGCCGGCCAGTTCGCAGGCACGGGCAAAGGCGGCCTGGAACACCGGGTCATCGTTGCTGGCATCGAGCAGCGGCTGCAGGACGGCACGGGCCTGTTCGCCGCCGGACTTGTCGCCCTGGTCGTTGAGCAGCTGGGCGAAGGTCAGCGCCACTGGCCGACTGTTGGGTGTGGCCTTGAGCAGGTCGCGGAAGCGGGCCTTGGCCGCGGCCATGTCGCCGCTCCTGGCCTGGGCGTCGGCCAGGGCAATCCCCAGCCACGCGTTCCCGGGATTTTCCTGCACCAGTTGGGCGAAGGCATTGGCCGCGACGGCGGGTTGGTTGTTGCGCAGCTGTGCCAGGGCCAGGCCGTAACGCTGGGGTGCAGTGAGTTCGCCGGTGCTGCGGCGGATGCTTTCGTATTCGCGGATGGCTTCGCCGGCAGTGTTGGCGCTGAGCACGCGCAGGCGTTCGCGCGCCCAGGGGAACAGGCCGGTGCCGCCGCTGTCGAAGCTGCTGGCTGGCAGGGTCACCTGGAAGGGCAGCAGTGGGTTGTTGCTGCGGATGCCGGCAGCGTAATTGCCTTCGCGCGGGTTGGATTCGGTGATCTTGCCGCCGGGGGTGGAGACGGTGGTGATCACGTTCTTCTCGCGCTTGAGGCGCTCGGCGCGGTCGTGCGCCTCGCTGATGCGCGAGGTGGTGACGGGATGGGTCTGCAGGTAATCGGGGGTGCGCTCGCGTTCGCCACCGCGATTGGCGCGCATCACCTGGTCCATGCGATTGAAGAAATCGGCCATCGCATCCGGGTCGTAGCCGGCGCGCTGCAGGGTGTAGATGCCGATCCGGTCGGCCTCGCTTTCGTTGGCGCGGGTGTAGTCGATCTGGCGCTGCTGCATCAGGCCCAGGCCGCTGATGAGCGCCGCCTGCGAAGCATCGCCGCTGGAGCTGCCGCCGGCCGCCTGCGCGGCCACGATCGCGCCCAGGATGCCCAGCAGGATCGGCACCTGGTCGCGCTTGGCACGCTCGACCCCGCGCAGCACGTGTTGCTGGGTGACGTGGGCGATTTCGTGGGACAGCACCGCGGCCACTTCGTCCTCGCGTTCGGCGGTCAGGACCAGGCCCGAGTTGACCGCGATGTAGCCGCCCAGCGTGGCGAAGGCGTTGATCTGGCGGTCGCGCAGCATGAAGAAGGTGAAGGGCTGGCTGGGCCGGTCGCTGTTGGCGGCGAGCTTCCCGCCGACCTTGTCCAGCCAGTCGTCCACCAGTGGGTCATCCAGCAGGTAGCCGTAGTTGCGTAGCTCGCGCAGGGTCATCGCGCCGTACAGCTGCTGGCGTGCAGGGGTGAGCAGTTCGCCCGCGGATGATCCGATATCGGGCAGGCGGTCGACCTGCGCGTGGGCCAGTGGTGCGGCAACCAGCAGGGTCAGGGCAGCGGACAACAGGGTCGGGCGCACGCGGGAATTCCGTCCGGGGAAAGGTCCAGGCCGGCGCAGGATGGCCGGCGCCGGGGTCTTGCGAGTGAATCGGTGGTTAATCCGCAGCGTTGCATGCCCAGCTCTGGTTTGGTGCCGCCATGCCACCATGATGCATTCAGACCTTTCACCGTGCGGAGAATTCCCCATGAGCACTCCCGAGATCACCATCTATTCCACTGCGGTGTGCCCGTACTGCGTGGCCGCCAAGAATTTCCTCAAGTCCAAGGGCCAGACCTGGACCGAGGTGCGCATCGACACCGATCCGGTCGAACGCGAAAAAATGATGGCCAAGACCCGCCGCACCAGCGTGCCGCAGATCTTCATCGGCGAAACCCACGTCGGTGGCTACGACGACATGATGGCCCTGCACCGTGCGGGCGGCCTGGAGCCGCTGCTGGCCGGGAGCAGCGCATGAGCCAGCCCAGTGGCGAGAGCGAACAGGACCGCGTCCAGGCGTTCACTGAATTCCGCCAGCGCATGAACAAGCAGATCCTGGCCGAGCCCAACCAGGTCGTGCGCCGGTTCTTCGCGCTGGATACCCAGACCTACCAGGCCGGCGCGCTGGACGTGAAGACCAAGGAGTTGTTGGGCCTGGTGGCTTCGATGGTGCTGCGTTGCGACGACTGCATCAGCTACCACGTGGCCCAGTGCAAGGAAGTCGGCGTGACCCGCGAGGAGTTCTTCGAGACCTTCTCGGTCGGTCTGGTGGTCGGTGGGTCGATCGTGATCCCGCACCTGCGCCGGGCGGTGGATTTCCTGGACCAGCTCGAAGGCGGCGCGCCGGCACCGGCAGTGCACGACCACGGCTGATCCGCGCAGATCGGCCAGGAACCAGGTATGTATTCGTGATGCATACCTGAATGCGCGTACTTTATTTTGATGACAAGAAGGCTGCGAAATTGCGATTTTTCATCGCATTTCGCGGCTTTTATCGTTTTTCGATCGAGAGGGCCATTTGGGAGGATCTCGCCAGATCGGGCATACTTTGTCCACAACATCCTCCCAGTGCCCGCCATTGCGGCGCGGCGCGCTTAGTTCGGAAACTCTCATGACGCAAACGATTACGGTCATCCGCGGCGACGGCATCGGCCCGGAAATCATGGACGCAACCTTGTTCGTCCTGGATGCACTCAAGACCGGCCTGTCCTTTGAAGATGCCGACGCCGGCCTGGTCGCGCTGGAAAAGCACGGCGAGTTGCTGCCGGCCGAAACCCTCGCGTCCATCCAGAAGAACAAGATCGCGCTGAAGAGCCCGCTGACCACGCCGGTCGGCGAGGGCTTTACGTCGATCAACGTGACCTTGCGCCGGCATTTCGATCTGTACGCCAATGTGCGTCCGGCGATCTCGTTCCCGAACACCAAGTCGCGCTTCGGTACCGGCGTGGACCTGATCACCGTGCGCGAGAACACCGAAGGCGCCTACCTGAGCGAAGGCCAGGAAGTTTCGGCCGACGGCGAGACCGCCATCTCGATGACCCGCGTGACCCGCACCGGCTCCGAGCGCATCGTGCGCTATGCCTTCGAGCTGGCACGCGCCACCGGTCGCAAGAAGGTGACCCTGGTCCACAAGGCCAACATCATCAAGTCGACCTCGGGCCTGTTCCTGAAGGTTGGCCGCGAAGTGGCCGCGCAGTACCCGGACATCGAGTGCAACGAGATGATCGTGGACAACACCTGCATGCAGCTGGTGATGCGTCCGGAGCAGTTCGACATCATCGTGACCACCAACCTGTTTGGCGACATCTTGTCGGACCTGTGCGCCGGCCTGGTTGGCGGCCTGGGCCTGGCGCCGGGCGCCAATATCGGCACCGAGGCGGCGATCTTCGAAGCCGTGCACGGCTCGGCCCCGGATATCGCAGGGCAGGGCAAGGCCAATCCGTGCGCGCTGCTGCTGGCTGCTGCGCAGATGCTGGATCACGTTGGCCAGCCGGACAATGCCACGCGCCTGCGCAAGGCCATCGTCGCCACGCTGGAAGCCAAGGATTCGGTCACCCCGGACCTGGGCGGCACCGGCAACACGATGGGCTTTGCCAAGGCGATCGCTAGCCGCGTCTGATCGACCGCGAATGCTGGAAACGAAGAAGGGCGCCGCAAGGCGCCCTTCTTGTTTACCTCGCCTCGCAACTGTGGCGAGACGATGGTTTGGATCAGTTGCGCGACTGCAGCTTGGACAGCAGGCGCAGGAATTCCACATACAGCCACACCAGCGTGACCATCAGGCCGAAGGCGCCGTACCACTCCATGTACTTCGGTGCGCCAGCCTCCACGCCGCTTTCGATGAAGTCGAAATCCAGCACCAGGTTCAGGGTGGCAATCACCACCACGACCAGGCTGAAGCCGATGCCGATCACGCCAGAGCCGTGCACGTAGGACACGTTCATGCCGAACATCTGCATGACCATCGTGCCCAGGTACACCAGGAAGATGCCGCCGGTGGCTGCGACCACGCCCAGCTTGAAGTTCTCGGTCGCCTTGATCAGGCCGCTGCGGTAGGCCATCAGCAGCGCGAACAGCGTGCCGAAGGTCAGCAGCACGGCCTGGAACACGATGCCGTGGAACTTCAGCTCGTACATCGCCGAGACCGAGCCCAGGAAGAAGCCTTCCACCAGTGCATACAGCGGCGCGGTGACGGGTGACCATGTCTTCTTGAACGTGGTGACCAGGGCCAGGATGAAGCCGCCGATGGCGCCGCCCAGCATGTAGCCGATCACGCCGGCCGAGGGGGCCATTTCGCCATTGGCCAGGGGTACGGTCGACTGGTTCCAGGCAAAGGCCGCCGTGATCAGGCTCAGCAACAACAGAAAGCCGGTCTTGTTGACCGTGCCGTTCAAGGTCATCGCCCCGCCATCGCGGGTGACCACCGTGCCGGTGCCAAGGTCGAGGAAGGTGGACTCTTTCAGAGTCGGATTGCCGCTGCGGATCATTGCGTTTCCTTAGGCCGTCATCCATCCATGGATCATTGACTGGTGCGAAAGGGGGGACTCGAACCCCCACGTCATTTCTGACGTCAGAACCTAAATCTGGTGCGTCTACCAATTCCGCCACTTTCGCAGTTCATGTGCATTCTACCTGTGCGCAGCATCCGTGGCGGCTGACGATCATGAAATCGTGCACGATGCGCCCGTGCGATCAGGATGAAAAGAAAAAGGCACCAGGATTTCTCCTGGTGCCTTTCCTTGTTTGGTGGGCCGTCAAGGATTCGAACCTTGGACCTATTGATTAAGAGTCAACTGCTCTACCAACTGAGCTAACGGCCCCGAAAACTGGTCGCGCAGTATACGCGATGAATCCGGATCTGCAACACCCTTGCGGGAAGAAATCCTGCGGGAGTGGGGTGGCTGAGGGGACTCGAACCCCCGACATCTGGAATCACAATCCAGTACTCTAACCAACTGAGCTACAGCCACCACATGTACCGCTTTACCACGCCCGCCTTGCCGCCGATGGATTGGCGCGCCCGACAGGAATCGAACCTGTAACCGCCGGCTTAGAAGGCCGGTGCTCTATCCAGTTGAGCTACGGGCGCCCGGCTGGAATTGCACCCGGACTTAGATCTGCATGGCCCACTGCTTGGATGGTCGGGGTAGAGGGATTCGAACTCTCGACATCCTGCTCCCAAAGCAGGCGCGCTACCAGGCTGCGCTATACCCCGGAAACACTCAAGCGGGCCGGCAACTTGCCGGTCCTTGCCAGCGACGGGTCGCCGGAAAGGACGCGTATTGTCTGGATCGAAAGCGCACCTGTCAACGAAAACCGTAGCTTCTGTGGTCAAACCGCGTTTGATCAGCGAAACTAGCGCGTTCGGCAAGGGTGAAAGCGTTCTTGAGCGCCTCCGCACCCGGGCCACTCCCTTTCCCAACGATGACCCGTGGCCTCGAGGCTGCGGTTGCAGGAGCCAGTGACATGACCGTTTCCGTCGAATCGATCGGCAGCCTTGGGCGCCGCATGAGTTTCACTCTGCCGGCCGAGCGCCTGGATACCCATATCGGTGGCCGCCTGCGCGAGCTCAGCCGCACCGTGCGCATCAAGGGCTTCCGCCCGGGCAAGGTGCCGCCGAAGGTGATCGAGCAGCGCTTCGGCAAGCAGGTCCGCGCCGAGGCGCTGGATGGCCTGCTGCGCGAAACCTTCGACTCGGCCGTGCGCGACCAGTCGCTGCAGCTGGCCGGCAATCCGCGCCTGGAACCGGCGGGCGAAGGCGAACTGGAGTGGGTTGCCACCTTTGAAGTGGTGCCGGACTTCGGTGACATCGACGTCTCCAAGCTCAATGTCGTGCGCCACACCTCGGAAGTGACCGACGCCGACATCGAGCAGATGATCGAAAACCTGCGCCTGCAGCGCCGCACCTTCGCGCCGGTCGAGCGCGCTGCCGCCGAAGGTGACCGCGTGGCCCTGGAAACCTGGTCGCAGGCTGGCGAAGAGCGCCTGCCGGCAGAGGGCTTCGAGACGGGTGCGACCCTGATCGGGTCGGGCGTGATGTTCGCCGACATCGAAAAGGCCCTGATCGGCATGGCCAAGGGTGAGGAAAAGGAAATCACCGTCGCGTTCCCGGCTGACTGGCGCGTGCCGCAGCTCGCGGGCAAGAGTGTCCAGGTGCACCTGAAGGTCACCGATGTCTCTGAATCGGTGCTGCCGGTGGTGGACAAGGACTTCATCAGGAGCTTTGGCGTGAAAGCTGGCGACGAAACCCAGTTCCGCGCCGATATCCGCACCAACCTGGAGCGCGAGCTCAAGGGCGCGCTGGCCAACCGCCTGCGCCGTGAAGTGGGTGAGCAGCTGATTGCGGCCTATGCCTCGGTCGAGATGCCCGAACGCCTGGTCGACAACGAAGCCCGCGCGATGCTGGGCCAGCAGGTTGAGCAGGCTCGCCGCCAGGGCCAGAACGTGCAGCCGGCGGAGGGCGCGCACGAAGGCTTCAAGGACGCCGCCCGCAAGCGTGTGCTGGTCGGCCTGCTGGTGGGCGAAGTTGCCCGTCGCAACGAGCTGCGCCTGGATCCCAAGCGCGTGCAGGAAACCATGCGCCTGATCGCCTCGACCTACGAAGAGCCCGAGCAGGTCATTGAGTTGTACCGCAACGATCCCCAGATGATGTCCGGGCTGCAGTCCCGCGTGATGGAAGAGCAGGTGATCGACTGGATCGCTGAGCGCGCCCAGCACGACGAACAGGCACTGTCGTTCCAGGACGCCATCCGGCAGTAACGGCGCTTGGTTTCGCCATCGGTCCGGTCCCTTCCGGGGCTGGACCGGTTCAATGAGGCGGGATCCGGCAACTCCACGCACGCAAGTGCGGATCCAACAATGAAAGGTGCCTCACTCCATGGATAACCTGACCAAGGCCTTGAATCTCGTTCCGATGGTGGTCGAGCAGACCAGCCGCGGCGAGCGCGCCTACGACATCTATTCGCGCCTGCTGAAGGAGCGTGTGATCTTCCTGGTGGGCGGTGTGGACGACCACGTGGCCAACGTCATCGTGGCGCAGATGCTGTTCCTCGAAGCCGAAAATCCCGAGAAGGACATCAGCCTGTACATCAACTCGCCCGGTGGCGTGGTGACCGCAGGCATGGCCATCTACGACACCATGCAGTACATCAAGCCCGATGTGAGCACGATCTGCCTGGGCCAGGCGGCCAGCATGGGCGCGCTGCTGCTGGCGGCCGGTGCGGCAGGCAAGCGCTATGCGCTGCCCAACTCGCGCGTGATGATCCACCAGCCGCTGGGCGGCTTCCAGGGCCAGGCCACGGACATCGACATTCATGCCCGTGAAATTCTGACCCTGCGCCACAAGCTCAACGAGATCCTGGCCAAGCACACCGGCCAGTCGCTGGAAACCATCGCTCGCGACACCGAGCGCGACAACTTCAAGAGCTCCTTCGACGCCAAGGCCTACGGCCTGGTCGATGAGGTGCTGGAGCGTCGTCCGGACGAGCTGATCCAGTCTGCCTGAGCGGACTGAGGCTGGATTGCCAGGCCAGCAGGGTCCTCGCGCGCCGGGCGGCAACGTGCCGGCGCGCAGTGTTTCCAGGAGATGCAGGTCTGCGCTCCGTCGTCGGCCCGGGAATTGCATGCGGGTTTCTGCGTTCCGCAGGCAGATTCCATGCCCGGGGGTACCGGGCGCCACCGGCGTCAAACCGGTGCTATTCTCGAATTCGAATGCCCCTGCGGGGGCCGCAGTGAGTGGGTAAAACAAGCATGAGCGAAGACCGCCAAGGCCGTTCCGGCGACAGTAACAAGATCCTGTACTGCTCGTTCTGCGGTAAGAGTCAGCACGAGGTCCGCAAGCTGATCGCGGGCCCGAGCGTGTTCATCTGCGATGAATGCGTCGAGCTGTGCAACGACATCATCCGCGAGGAGCTCGAGGAAAAAGCCCAGTCGGCCCGCAGTTCGCTGCCCAAGCCGCGCGAAATCCTCGAAGTGCTGGACCAGTACGTGATCGGCCAGCAGCGCGCCAAGCGCACGCTCGCCGTGGCCGTGTACAACCACTACAAGCGCATCGAGAGCCGCCAGAAGAGCGACGAGGTCGAACTGGCCAAGTCCAACATCCTGCTGGCTGGCCCGACCGGTTCGGGCAAGACGCTGCTGGCTGAAACGCTGGCGCGCCTG
Proteins encoded in this window:
- a CDS encoding M48 family metalloprotease, producing the protein MRPTLLSAALTLLVAAPLAHAQVDRLPDIGSSAGELLTPARQQLYGAMTLRELRNYGYLLDDPLVDDWLDKVGGKLAANSDRPSQPFTFFMLRDRQINAFATLGGYIAVNSGLVLTAEREDEVAAVLSHEIAHVTQQHVLRGVERAKRDQVPILLGILGAIVAAQAAGGSSSGDASQAALISGLGLMQQRQIDYTRANESEADRIGIYTLQRAGYDPDAMADFFNRMDQVMRANRGGERERTPDYLQTHPVTTSRISEAHDRAERLKREKNVITTVSTPGGKITESNPREGNYAAGIRSNNPLLPFQVTLPASSFDSGGTGLFPWARERLRVLSANTAGEAIREYESIRRSTGELTAPQRYGLALAQLRNNQPAVAANAFAQLVQENPGNAWLGIALADAQARSGDMAAAKARFRDLLKATPNSRPVALTFAQLLNDQGDKSGGEQARAVLQPLLDASNDDPVFQAAFARACELAGDTVKAAEAYAQTAYLNGRPEQALIQLQNLKRRENLDYYARARVEARITAMTPEVLELRDAGVRDPDVDGNR
- a CDS encoding carboxymuconolactone decarboxylase family protein, coding for MSQPSGESEQDRVQAFTEFRQRMNKQILAEPNQVVRRFFALDTQTYQAGALDVKTKELLGLVASMVLRCDDCISYHVAQCKEVGVTREEFFETFSVGLVVGGSIVIPHLRRAVDFLDQLEGGAPAPAVHDHG
- a CDS encoding Bax inhibitor-1/YccA family protein; the protein is MRSGNPTLKESTFLDLGTGTVVTRDGGAMTLNGTVNKTGFLLLLSLITAAFAWNQSTVPLANGEMAPSAGVIGYMLGGAIGGFILALVTTFKKTWSPVTAPLYALVEGFFLGSVSAMYELKFHGIVFQAVLLTFGTLFALLMAYRSGLIKATENFKLGVVAATGGIFLVYLGTMVMQMFGMNVSYVHGSGVIGIGFSLVVVVIATLNLVLDFDFIESGVEAGAPKYMEWYGAFGLMVTLVWLYVEFLRLLSKLQSRN
- a CDS encoding isocitrate dehydrogenase translates to MTQTITVIRGDGIGPEIMDATLFVLDALKTGLSFEDADAGLVALEKHGELLPAETLASIQKNKIALKSPLTTPVGEGFTSINVTLRRHFDLYANVRPAISFPNTKSRFGTGVDLITVRENTEGAYLSEGQEVSADGETAISMTRVTRTGSERIVRYAFELARATGRKKVTLVHKANIIKSTSGLFLKVGREVAAQYPDIECNEMIVDNTCMQLVMRPEQFDIIVTTNLFGDILSDLCAGLVGGLGLAPGANIGTEAAIFEAVHGSAPDIAGQGKANPCALLLAAAQMLDHVGQPDNATRLRKAIVATLEAKDSVTPDLGGTGNTMGFAKAIASRV
- the tig gene encoding trigger factor, translating into MTVSVESIGSLGRRMSFTLPAERLDTHIGGRLRELSRTVRIKGFRPGKVPPKVIEQRFGKQVRAEALDGLLRETFDSAVRDQSLQLAGNPRLEPAGEGELEWVATFEVVPDFGDIDVSKLNVVRHTSEVTDADIEQMIENLRLQRRTFAPVERAAAEGDRVALETWSQAGEERLPAEGFETGATLIGSGVMFADIEKALIGMAKGEEKEITVAFPADWRVPQLAGKSVQVHLKVTDVSESVLPVVDKDFIRSFGVKAGDETQFRADIRTNLERELKGALANRLRREVGEQLIAAYASVEMPERLVDNEARAMLGQQVEQARRQGQNVQPAEGAHEGFKDAARKRVLVGLLVGEVARRNELRLDPKRVQETMRLIASTYEEPEQVIELYRNDPQMMSGLQSRVMEEQVIDWIAERAQHDEQALSFQDAIRQ
- the phoR gene encoding phosphate regulon sensor histidine kinase PhoR, which gives rise to MPQHLRSAWNRTLFRLATLLAIASAIGWLVGAFWEVLAISSLCVVGWQFWRLRAVLRRLTARERLQPAHGDGVWNELDRLLHRGQVDMRTRKRRLLAMLRAYRAAAAALPDAVVVIDRNSQRVQWFNKAATSLLGLRHPSDLNAPVGERLQPLPMSHWLSAGRNAEPMLDAVSPVNPDLRLNLRLIPYSDQYWLLVARDVSKLLRLEEMRRDFVANVSHELRTPLTVVHGYLDMLDADEFPEWKPILEEMQKQSNRMTQLVEDLLTLSRLEVQDSLTDESIAMGSMLATLRREAEALSRQRQTIVVEDCGGIDLWGSNKELHSAFSNLVSNAVRYTPVGGTITIALAREGDGAVLSVRDTGYGIPATHLPRITERFYRVSTSRSRESGGTGLGLSIVKHVLNLHQARLEIDSAVGQGSSFSVHFGPARVHPRESTLPLPQSQIA
- the grxC gene encoding glutaredoxin 3, with protein sequence MSTPEITIYSTAVCPYCVAAKNFLKSKGQTWTEVRIDTDPVEREKMMAKTRRTSVPQIFIGETHVGGYDDMMALHRAGGLEPLLAGSSA
- the clpP gene encoding ATP-dependent Clp endopeptidase proteolytic subunit ClpP encodes the protein MDNLTKALNLVPMVVEQTSRGERAYDIYSRLLKERVIFLVGGVDDHVANVIVAQMLFLEAENPEKDISLYINSPGGVVTAGMAIYDTMQYIKPDVSTICLGQAASMGALLLAAGAAGKRYALPNSRVMIHQPLGGFQGQATDIDIHAREILTLRHKLNEILAKHTGQSLETIARDTERDNFKSSFDAKAYGLVDEVLERRPDELIQSA
- the phoB gene encoding phosphate regulon transcriptional regulator PhoB: MQKRILIVDDEPAIRDMVAFALRKGEFEPIHAGDAREAQGAIADKVPDLILLDWMLPGTSGLELARRWRKDALTREVPIIMLTARGEENDRVGGLEAGVDDYVVKPFSSRELLARIRAVMRRTREDEEDGSISLGALRIDGAAHRVFAEDAPVPIGPTEYRLLHFFMTHPERVYSRTQLLDHVWGGSVYVEERTVDVHIRRLRKTLEPHNVDNMVQTVRGSGYRFSVST